A single genomic interval of Cucumis sativus cultivar 9930 chromosome 5, Cucumber_9930_V3, whole genome shotgun sequence harbors:
- the LOC101212245 gene encoding uroporphyrinogen decarboxylase gives MSCIHNSPLPCFSASSSSSFSRRNGCASFKPRIHCSLGGTVAEPKPTTSAEPLLLNAVRGEDVERPPVWLMRQAGRYMKSYQVICEKYPSFRQRSENTDLVVEISLQPWKVFKPDGVILFSDILTPLSGMNIPFDIVKGKGPIIANPISEAAQVDQVREFIPEENVPYVGEALTILRKEVDNKAAVLGFVGAPFTLASYVVEGGSSKHFSKIKRLAFSQPKVLHALLQKFTSSMARYVQYQADRGAQAVQIFDSWATELSPVDFEEFSLPYLKQIVESVKKTHPNLPLILYASGSGGLLERLASTGVDVVSLDWTVDMAEGRRRLGADIAVQGNVDPGVLFGSKEFITKRINDTVKKAGKGKHILNLGHGIVVGTPEENVAHFFEVAKGIRY, from the exons ATGTCGTGCATTCACAACAGCCCATTACCTTGTTtctctgcttcttcttcttcttctttctccagACGAAATGGTTGCGCTTCTTTTAAGCCTCGAATTCATTGTTCTCTTGGAg GAACTGTAGCAGAACCGAAACCTACCACTTCTGCAGAACCATTATTGCTTAATGCTGTTCGTGGAGAGGATGTGGAAAGACCCCCAGTCTGGTTGATGAGACAGGCAGGGAGGTACATGAAG AGTTACCAAGTCATTTGTGAAAAGTACCCTTCATTTCGTCAGAGATCAGAAAATACAGATCTTGTTGTAGAAATTTCACTTCAGCCATGGAAAGTCTTTAAGCCTGATGGG GTGATCTTATTCTCAGACATTCTCACTCCACTTTCAGGGATGAATATTCCCTTCGACATTGTCAAAGGTAAGGGTCCAATCATCGCCAATCCTATAAGTGAAGCTGCTCAAGTTGACCAAGTGAGGGAATTTATCCCTGAAGAAAATGTTCCATATGTTGGGGAAGCTCTGACGATTCTCCGAAAAGAG GTTGACAACAAAGCAGCAGTTCTAGGTTTTGTTGGGGCTCCATTCACCCTTGCATCATACGTGGTTGAAGGTGGTTCATCAAAgcacttttcaaaaataaaaaggcttGCTTTCTCTCAGCCAAAG GTTCTTCATGCATTGCTCCAGAAGTTTACGAGCTCAATGGCCAGGTACGTTCAATACCAAGCAGACAGAGGAGCACAAGCagttcaaatatttgattcaTGGGCCACAGAGCTCAGCCCCGTGGACTTCGAAGAATTCAGTCTCCCCTACTTGAAGCAGATTGTCGAGTCTGTGAAGAAAACACATCCAAACCTTCCACTAATTCTTTATGCAAGTGGATCTGGGGGCTTACTTGAAAGGCTGGCTTCAACGGGTGTCGACGTTGTTAGCTTAGATTGGACAGTCGATATGGCTGAAGGTAGAAGGCGATTGGGAGCAGACATAGCAGTTCAGGGTAATGTCGACCCAGGTGTTCTCTTCGGTTCCAAGGAATTTATCaccaaaagaataaatgaCACTGTGAAGAAGGCAGGCAAAGGGAAGCACATTTTGAATCTTGGTCATGGCATTGTTGTGGGTACTCCTGAGGAAAATGTAGCTCATTTCTTTGAGGTTGCTAAAGGAATTAGATATTAG
- the LOC101219662 gene encoding phosphoglucan phosphatase LSF2, chloroplastic, translated as MGAANLPCFSSLFGVFPLQNNAPNKFLPFSSILSKPLYRFNRICCGVPESGIQQNPSTSRPSSSKNRMEDYNLAMKKMMRNPYEYHHELGMNYTVIADNLIVGSQPQKPEDINFLKEEEGVAYILNLQQDKDVEYWGIDLQSIIERCKELGIHHMRQPAKDFDPDSLRTGLPKAVSLLEWAISKGKGKVYVHCTAGLGRAPAVAIAYLYWFCGMNLNTAYEALTSKRPCGPSKRAIRGATYDLSKNDPWKEPFESLPDNAFEDIADWERNLIRDRVRALRRT; from the exons ATGGGAGCTGCTAATCTCCCTTGTTTTTCATCGCTTTTTGGAGTTTTTCCACTTCAAAACAATGCTCCCAAcaaatttttaccattttcttcaattctttcaaaaCCCCTTTACCGATTCAACAGGATTTGCTGCGGAGTGCCTGAGAGTGGAATTCAGCAAAACCCATCAACTTCCAGACCTTCCTCTTCCAAGAACAGGATGGAAGACTACAATTTAGctatgaagaagatgatgaggaACCCCTATGAGTATCACCATGAACTGG GGATGAATTATACTGTGATAGCTGACAATTTGATTGTCGGTTCCCAGCCTCAAAAACCTGAAGATATCAATTTCttgaaagaggaagaaggtgTTGCCTATATTCTGAATTTACAGCAGGACAAGGATGTTGAGTACTGGGGAATCGACTTACAATCAATTATAGAAAGATGTAAAGAACTTGGAATTCATCATATGAGGCAGCCG GCAAAAGATTTCGATCCTGATTCCCTGAGAACTGGATTGCCTAAAGCtgtttccttgttagaatGGGCAATTTCAAAGGGCAAAGGAAAAGTATATGTGCATTGCACTGCTGGACTTGGAAGAGCCCCGGCAGTTGCAATAGCCTACTTGTATTGGTTTTGCGGAATGAAT TTGAATACAGCATATGAAGCACTGACTTCTAAAAGACCTTGTGGACCAAGTAAAAGAGCGATCCGTGGAGCGACATATGATCTATCTAAAAATGATCCATGGAAGGAGCCATTTGAGAGCCTTCCAGATAATGCATTCGAGGATATTGCAGATTGGGAAAGAAACTTGATTCGGGATCGGGTTCGTGCTCTCCGTAGAACTTGA